A window from Solanum stenotomum isolate F172 chromosome 5, ASM1918654v1, whole genome shotgun sequence encodes these proteins:
- the LOC125864135 gene encoding putative disease resistance protein RGA3, translating into MEWLQPPVPSIWEVAGVLCKKKTYYFDNDVDDIKEKILKMREEDVVLCTIPIVGMGGLGKTTVAKRIYNDEHIKQIFEKRIWLCLPEMSETKSFLEQILESLTERKIEVQRRDIIVKKLQDELGGKNYLLVLDDLWCVDSTSWHQFVDTLRGINTSRGNCILVTTRMKRVASIVATDLHILGKLTEDHCWSIFKQKAFVDGRVPEELVSMGNKIVKMCQGLPLAASVLGGLLHSKETHEWQAILDGNPLVAGEDHDNGENSIKKILKLSYVYLPSPQLKNCFAYFAIFPKDFEFEKEQLIQLWMAEGFLRPCQETTVMEDVGHRFFQILLQNSLLQDVVFDEHNNITHCKMHDLVHDLAGDIFKSKVFDPKGDDGEKLSQVRYFGCESPRDKIDKINEPERLCTLFWRSNYISEDMLLSFKFLKVLNLSSSRIKELSAKIGKLIYLRYLDLSNTKITTLPNSICELYNLQTFRISDCDSLKELPYEMGNMISLRHIYCSFQCIDKKHFQMPPKMRQLTCLQTLQFFKRRSSNSIFTREIEYLQAGICVVP; encoded by the exons ATGGAGTGGCTGCAGCCTCCAGTTCCATCCATTTGGGAAGTAGCTGGTG TGCTCTGCAAAAAGAAAACTTATTACTTTGACAACGATGTTGATGATATAAAGGAGAAGATTTTGAAGATGAGAGAGGAGGATGTTGTTCTGTGCACCATTCCCATTGTGGGTATGGGGGGTTTAGGGAAAACAACTGTGGCTAAGAGGATTTACAATGATGAACACATCAagcaaatttttgaaaagagaATTTGGTTGTGTCTACCTGAAATGTCTGAAACGAAGAGCTTTCTTGAACAAATCCTCGAATCATTGACAGAGAGGAAAATTGAGGTCCAAAGGAGAGATATAATAGTTAAGAAGCTACAAGATGAATTGGGAGGAAAAAACTATTTGCTAGTCCTGGATGATTTGTGGTGTGTTGACTCTACATCGTGGCATCAGTTCGTTGACACCTTGAGAGGAATAAATACATCCAGAGGAAACTGCATTCTTGTGACTACTCGTATGAAGCGGGTGGCATCCATAGTAGCAACAGATCTTCATATCTTGGGAAAGTTAACGGAGGATCATTGTTGGtctattttcaaacaaaaagcATTTGTTGATGGCAGGGTTCCAGAAGAATTGGTGAGCATGGGCAATAAGATTGTTAAAATGTGTCAAGGTCTACCGTTGGCTGCAAGTGTGTTGGGAGGCCTCTTACACAGCAAGGAAACACATGAATGGCAAGCAATTCTTGATGGCAACCCCCTTGTTGCAGGTGAAGATCATGATAATGGAGAAAATAGCATAAAGAAAATCCTAAAACTCAGCTATGTTTATCTACCATCTCCACAACTGAAAAACTGCTTTGCTTACTTTGCAATATTTCCaaaagattttgagtttgaaaaagAACAACTTATCCAACTCTGGATGGCAGAAGGCTTTCTCCGTCCATGTCAAGAGACCACTGTGATGGAAGACGTTGGGCACAGGTTTTTTCAAATCTTGTTGCAAAATTCCTTGTTGCAAGATGTTGTGTTCGATGAGCATAACAATATAACACACTGTAAGATGCACGATCTTGTACATGATTTGGCTGGAGATATCTTTAAATCTAAAGTATTTGATCCGAAGGGAGATGATGGAGAAAAACTTTCTCAAGTTCGATACTTTGGATGTGAGTCACCAAGGGATAAAATAGATAAGATAAATGAGCCAGAACGTTTGTGCACACTGTTTTGGAGAAGCAATTATATATCGGAAGATATGTTGTTGAGCtttaagttcttgaaagttttaaatttgtcCAGTTCAAGAATCAAGGAGTTGTCAGCCAAAATCGGGAAGCTAATATACTTGAGGTATCTTGATCTCTCGAACACTAAGATCACAACCTTGCCCAATTCTATTTGCGAGCTCTATAATTTGCAAACATTTAGAATCAGTGATTGTGATTCACTCAAGGAACTTCCATATGAGATGGGAAATATGATAAGTTTGAGGCACATTTATTGCAGTTTTCAGTGTATTGATAAAAAACATTTTCAGATGCCACCTAAGATGCGACAATTGACCTGTCTTCAAACCCTCCAGTTTTTCAAG AGAAGAAGCTCGAACAGCATATTTACAAGAGAAATCGAATATCTACAAGCTGGCATATGTGTGGTTCCATGA